One genomic region from Nostoc sphaeroides encodes:
- a CDS encoding DUF2993 domain-containing protein, whose translation MFGGLTGLQDPKGTDWGERMLNTVASQTIRHLFSQSESVEVFVRCYPSSKLLQGSIDSFKMSGRGLVIRKDFAVEEMSFETDAVAIDFGSVLSGKLSLKQPTQAIAQVILSEAGINQAFRAELVKKRLLNLTVPSLTELSGGEPVSFTEVQVQLLPGNRLQLVAKADLNNGELVPLSMILTIGIERRRRVSFKDPKIQLDQVPEAQREISQTLSVALVEILDNMVDLDRFDLDGVKMRLNRLETEGQKLIFSGYAEIERIPNSA comes from the coding sequence ATGTTCGGCGGACTTACTGGTTTACAAGATCCTAAAGGCACAGATTGGGGAGAGCGGATGCTCAACACTGTCGCTAGCCAAACGATTCGCCACCTGTTTAGCCAAAGCGAGTCAGTAGAAGTCTTTGTGCGCTGCTATCCCTCCAGCAAGCTCTTGCAAGGCAGCATTGATAGCTTCAAAATGAGCGGTCGTGGCTTGGTGATTCGGAAAGATTTCGCGGTAGAGGAGATGTCTTTTGAAACCGATGCGGTAGCCATTGACTTCGGCTCGGTTTTAAGTGGCAAACTCAGTCTTAAGCAACCTACTCAAGCGATCGCTCAAGTAATTTTATCAGAAGCAGGGATAAACCAAGCCTTCAGGGCGGAACTGGTGAAAAAGCGCCTGCTTAACCTCACCGTACCATCACTAACAGAATTATCTGGCGGTGAACCAGTCTCCTTTACGGAAGTTCAGGTACAGCTATTGCCAGGAAATCGCTTACAGCTTGTAGCAAAAGCAGATTTAAATAATGGCGAACTAGTTCCTCTGAGCATGATTTTAACTATAGGCATTGAAAGGCGGCGGCGAGTTTCTTTTAAAGATCCGAAAATTCAACTTGACCAAGTGCCAGAAGCACAACGGGAAATCTCGCAAACCTTGAGCGTGGCGCTGGTAGAAATTTTAGATAATATGGTCGATCTTGATCGTTTTGACCTCGATGGAGTGAAAATGCGGCTCAACCGATTAGAAACTGAAGGTCAAAAACTTATTTTCAGTGGATATGCTGAAATTGAACGTATCCCAAATAGCGCTTGA
- a CDS encoding UDP-glucuronic acid decarboxylase family protein produces MRILVTGGAGFIGSHLIDRLMTDGHEVICLDNFYTGHKRNILKWLNNPYFELIRHDITEPIRLEVDQIYHLACPASPVHYQYNPVKTVKTNVMGTLNMLGLAKRVKARFFLASTSEVYGDPEVHPQTEEYRGSVNPIGIRSCYDEGKRIAETLAFDYYRQNKVDIRVVRIFNTYGPRMLENDGRVVSNFIVQALRGNPLTVYGDGSQTRSFCYVSDLVEGFIRLMNSDYIGPVNLGNPGEYTILQLAQAVQNMINPDAQIKFEPLPSDDPRRRQPDITKAKTWLNWEPTIALQEGLKLTIEDFRDRIQSDVNNSTT; encoded by the coding sequence AATTTTTACACTGGTCACAAACGGAACATCCTTAAATGGTTAAATAACCCGTACTTTGAACTGATCCGCCACGATATTACCGAACCAATTCGGTTAGAAGTGGATCAAATTTATCACTTAGCTTGTCCTGCTTCACCAGTACATTACCAGTACAACCCAGTTAAAACCGTTAAAACTAACGTGATGGGAACACTCAATATGTTGGGGCTGGCTAAACGTGTGAAAGCTAGGTTTTTCTTGGCTTCAACCAGTGAAGTATACGGTGATCCAGAAGTTCATCCCCAAACTGAAGAGTATCGGGGTAGCGTCAATCCCATTGGGATACGTTCATGCTACGACGAAGGTAAAAGAATTGCTGAGACTCTAGCATTTGATTACTATAGGCAAAATAAAGTTGATATTCGAGTTGTTCGGATATTTAACACCTACGGGCCGAGAATGTTAGAAAACGATGGCCGGGTGGTGAGCAACTTTATAGTTCAAGCCTTGCGGGGTAATCCTTTAACCGTTTACGGTGATGGTTCGCAAACTCGTAGTTTCTGCTATGTTTCCGATTTAGTCGAAGGATTCATCCGCCTAATGAATAGCGACTACATAGGCCCAGTAAATCTGGGTAATCCTGGTGAATATACGATTTTGCAATTGGCACAAGCCGTGCAAAATATGATTAATCCAGACGCGCAGATTAAATTTGAGCCACTACCTTCGGACGATCCCCGGCGTCGCCAGCCTGATATCACAAAGGCAAAAACTTGGTTAAATTGGGAACCGACTATTGCTCTGCAAGAGGGGTTAAAACTAACAATAGAAGATTTTCGCGATCGCATTCAAAGCGATGTAAATAATTCAACCACCTGA
- a CDS encoding UDP-glucose dehydrogenase family protein, translating into MRVCVIGTGYVGLVTGACLAHIGHDVICVDNNEEKVKLMKSGQSPIFEPGLSEIMQSAIQAEKIHFTSDLAAGVAHGEVLFIAVGTPPLPTGESDTRYVEAVARGIGENLNGGYKVIVNKSTVPIGSGDWVRMLVLDGVAERQKTLVPAGGVASNEKLPEFAAEFDVISNPEFLREGSAVHDTFNPDRIVLGGNSQRAVGLMRQLYAPIVERKYAVDQSLPPVPILATDLSSAEMIKYAANAFLATKISFINEVANICDRVGADVTQVAKGIGLDSRIGNKFLQAGIGWGGSCFPKDVSALIHTADDYGYEAQLLKSAVSVNERQRLIALEKLQKVLKILKGKTIGLLGLTFKPDTDDLRDAPALNLIEQLNRLGAKVKAFDPIVSQTGLRHGLSGVLVETDAERLADGCDALVLVTEWQQFSTLDYVKMAKLMAHPVIIDGRNFLDPEAMIRAGFQYVGVGR; encoded by the coding sequence ATGCGTGTTTGCGTGATTGGTACTGGTTACGTTGGTTTAGTTACAGGTGCTTGTTTGGCTCATATTGGGCATGATGTAATTTGCGTAGACAATAACGAAGAAAAAGTTAAGTTAATGAAGTCTGGGCAGTCCCCAATTTTTGAGCCGGGACTCTCAGAAATTATGCAATCTGCCATTCAAGCAGAGAAAATTCATTTTACTAGCGATCTGGCTGCTGGAGTTGCCCACGGAGAAGTTCTGTTTATTGCTGTAGGAACGCCACCTTTACCGACTGGTGAAAGTGATACTCGTTATGTTGAAGCTGTAGCCCGTGGGATTGGAGAAAATCTCAATGGTGGTTATAAAGTCATAGTGAATAAATCTACAGTGCCCATTGGCTCAGGTGACTGGGTACGGATGCTGGTTCTAGATGGTGTTGCTGAACGGCAGAAAACATTAGTACCCGCAGGTGGGGTTGCGAGTAATGAAAAATTACCTGAGTTTGCAGCCGAGTTTGATGTAATCAGCAATCCAGAGTTTTTGCGCGAAGGTTCGGCAGTTCACGACACCTTCAACCCCGATCGCATTGTACTAGGAGGCAATAGTCAAAGAGCAGTAGGCTTAATGCGACAACTCTATGCCCCAATTGTAGAACGCAAGTACGCTGTTGATCAATCTTTACCCCCTGTGCCAATTTTGGCAACAGACCTGAGTTCGGCGGAGATGATTAAATACGCCGCTAATGCTTTTTTAGCCACTAAGATTAGTTTTATTAACGAAGTTGCTAATATTTGCGATCGCGTCGGTGCTGATGTCACCCAAGTAGCTAAAGGTATCGGTCTAGACTCCCGCATTGGTAACAAATTTTTACAAGCTGGTATTGGTTGGGGTGGTTCTTGTTTTCCTAAAGATGTCTCCGCCCTGATTCACACTGCTGATGATTATGGCTATGAAGCCCAATTACTTAAATCTGCTGTCAGCGTCAACGAACGCCAGCGATTGATTGCTTTAGAAAAACTCCAAAAAGTTCTGAAAATTCTCAAAGGCAAAACAATCGGACTACTCGGACTGACCTTCAAGCCCGATACCGACGACTTACGCGATGCTCCAGCCCTTAACCTAATTGAGCAGCTAAACCGACTGGGAGCCAAAGTTAAAGCCTTTGACCCCATTGTTTCCCAAACAGGTTTACGTCATGGGCTTTCTGGTGTACTAGTAGAAACCGATGCCGAAAGACTAGCTGACGGTTGCGATGCCTTAGTACTCGTCACTGAATGGCAGCAGTTCAGCACTCTCGACTATGTGAAGATGGCAAAATTGATGGCTCACCCCGTTATCATCGACGGTCGGAACTTCCTCGACCCGGAAGCAATGATCCGGGCTGGATTCCAATATGTAGGGGTGGGAAGATAG